A window of Candidatus Binatia bacterium contains these coding sequences:
- a CDS encoding glycosyltransferase family 39 protein produces MNEENPIAQGMPSPQKWTGLLENDWILLPVLAVTFFLGLGNAPLFDLDEGAFSAATWEMLQRGDFITTYLNGAVRFDKPILIYWLQAASVASWGSVEWAYRLPSAVAATLWVLVVYRFAKPRLPAGGGLASALIMSLSLIVWIIGRTASADALLNLWLTLTLLDIYRYWERPEKRILDRIFLWMGLGFLTKGPVAIALPLGISAVFYASFRQWREWLSGAVHWRGWLILIGIAGPWYLLEYQAQGQAFIDGFFLKHNVGRFTQTMENHGGTIFYYLPMLLWMYLPFTGLLLVAFSRIRAMRSQPLDRFLWIWFGVVFAIFSFSSTQLPHYLLYGSVPLFLLMAKARSPLARHWLLLGPAAALLLVLPVLPEIVAVVAYFTKHPYTAAMLAPIRDLASTGYRVWTLAGALLAIFVLTRRNIAPWHTLLMLGLIQTLVMTQAALPLAGRLQQGPVVEAASFARKYPGVIVMWGINMPSFTIYREKITPRRPPREGDWVFTKKNKVDAFGPYRIQFQSGGVALISLESPATGTAPSEPNQ; encoded by the coding sequence ATGAATGAAGAGAACCCCATTGCGCAAGGAATGCCCTCGCCACAGAAGTGGACGGGCCTTCTGGAGAATGACTGGATTCTTCTACCCGTGCTCGCCGTCACTTTCTTCCTAGGCCTCGGCAATGCCCCCCTCTTCGATCTCGACGAGGGTGCTTTCAGCGCCGCGACCTGGGAGATGTTGCAGCGTGGGGATTTCATCACCACTTACCTGAACGGCGCCGTTCGTTTCGATAAACCCATCCTGATTTATTGGTTACAGGCAGCTTCGGTTGCGAGTTGGGGTTCCGTCGAATGGGCCTATCGTCTGCCCTCGGCGGTCGCAGCCACCCTTTGGGTTCTGGTCGTCTACCGTTTCGCCAAGCCAAGGCTACCTGCAGGTGGCGGGCTCGCCAGTGCTCTGATCATGAGCCTTTCCCTGATTGTGTGGATCATCGGACGAACCGCGTCCGCTGACGCCCTGCTCAACCTCTGGCTGACCCTCACGCTGCTGGATATCTATCGTTACTGGGAGAGGCCCGAGAAAAGAATTCTCGACCGAATCTTCCTCTGGATGGGTCTCGGGTTCCTGACCAAAGGGCCGGTGGCCATCGCCTTGCCGCTTGGCATCAGCGCCGTATTCTACGCTTCTTTTCGGCAATGGAGAGAATGGTTGAGCGGCGCCGTCCATTGGCGGGGGTGGCTGATTCTGATCGGCATCGCAGGCCCTTGGTACCTGCTCGAATATCAAGCACAGGGCCAAGCATTCATCGACGGATTTTTCCTCAAGCATAACGTGGGTCGCTTTACGCAAACCATGGAAAACCACGGGGGCACGATCTTCTATTATCTGCCGATGCTCCTGTGGATGTACCTGCCTTTCACCGGATTGCTGCTTGTCGCCTTCAGCCGCATACGCGCCATGCGTTCACAGCCCCTCGACCGCTTCCTCTGGATCTGGTTCGGTGTCGTCTTTGCGATCTTTTCCTTTTCCTCAACCCAGCTGCCCCACTACCTTCTCTATGGAAGCGTGCCCTTGTTTCTCCTCATGGCTAAAGCTCGATCGCCTCTCGCGCGGCACTGGCTGCTTCTCGGGCCGGCGGCAGCACTTTTGCTGGTCCTGCCCGTCCTCCCCGAGATCGTGGCAGTCGTGGCATACTTCACAAAACACCCCTATACCGCCGCCATGCTGGCCCCCATTCGCGACCTCGCATCAACGGGTTACCGAGTCTGGACCTTGGCTGGCGCGCTGTTGGCAATTTTTGTCCTGACCCGAAGGAACATCGCGCCCTGGCATACATTACTCATGCTCGGTCTGATCCAAACGCTGGTCATGACTCAGGCAGCCTTGCCGCTCGCGGGAAGGCTGCAGCAAGGGCCGGTTGTCGAGGCAGCGAGCTTCGCCCGCAAATACCCAGGGGTGATCGTGATGTGGGGCATCAATATGCCGAGCTTCACGATTTACCGGGAGAAGATCACTCCGAGACGCCCGCCGCGAGAAGGAGATTGGGTTTTCACGAAGAAAAACAAGGTGGATGCATTCGGACCCTATCGGATTCAGTTTCAAAGCGGTGGTGTCGCACTCATCTCGCTTGAATCGCCCGCGACCGGAACCGCGCCGTCGGAACCTAACCAATAA
- a CDS encoding phosphatase PAP2 family protein, which yields MLQRQHLQDYFLINGCFVLISVIGWLYWGDPDFLGATQRFLNLGDWRPLVRAFSNFSLYGFYALFVAAFLRSYRSYRRSDLQSRRVVQAYLVAEILGAGIIARSLKMVLGRARPDAGLGDSFFGFEWSPQFHAFPSGHTVDIWICAFFAGILIPRRWFWIGSGLVAVLVSLSRMSMNVHWPSDVLAGTVLGAGVSLLVARYWLGSDGAVPVAGDSSEMSATPPL from the coding sequence GTGTTGCAGCGTCAGCATTTGCAGGATTACTTCCTGATCAATGGATGCTTTGTCCTGATATCGGTCATCGGATGGCTCTACTGGGGCGATCCGGATTTCCTCGGTGCGACGCAACGGTTTCTGAATCTTGGCGATTGGCGGCCGCTGGTACGCGCCTTTTCCAACTTTTCTCTCTATGGATTCTACGCGCTGTTCGTGGCAGCGTTTCTTCGGAGCTATCGGAGCTATCGGAGGTCGGACCTCCAGAGTCGTCGCGTCGTTCAGGCCTACCTGGTTGCCGAAATCCTGGGTGCCGGAATCATCGCCCGATCGCTGAAGATGGTACTCGGTCGCGCGCGGCCGGATGCCGGTCTTGGAGATTCGTTTTTCGGATTTGAGTGGAGTCCGCAATTCCACGCCTTTCCTTCGGGGCATACAGTGGATATCTGGATCTGCGCTTTTTTCGCCGGGATCCTGATCCCTCGTCGCTGGTTCTGGATCGGTTCGGGTCTTGTGGCTGTTCTGGTCAGCCTCAGCCGGATGAGCATGAACGTGCATTGGCCTTCGGATGTTCTCGCAGGCACGGTTCTTGGTGCCGGTGTTTCGCTGTTGGTCGCGCGTTATTGGTTAGGTTCCGACGGCGCGGTTCCGGTCGCGGGCGATTCAAGCGAGATGAGTGCGACACCACCGCTTTGA
- a CDS encoding glycosyltransferase family 2 protein, whose amino-acid sequence MTESVEPKISVVVPFFQEEDVIAPFFEELLSVLDGLECPCEVVAVDDGSKDATFARLAAVREGDARVRVVRFRRNFGQAAGIAAGFEHARGEIVITLDGDMQNDPAEIPRMLEVLEGGADVVSGWRREREDLFATRILPSRIANGIIRRVTGVNLHDFGCGIKVYRAEITRGIRLYGEMHRFLPALAADLGAEVAELPVNHRARTIGESKYGLSRTLRVVLDLLTVRFLSGYATRPIHFFGFLGLPSFLGGLLMLLWLGFERLFLGVELGNRPLVLLAIFLSITGLQFLTFGLLAEMMARTWHESQDKTVYVVREILE is encoded by the coding sequence ATGACCGAGAGCGTAGAACCCAAAATTTCCGTTGTTGTTCCGTTTTTTCAGGAAGAGGATGTGATCGCACCTTTTTTTGAGGAACTTCTCTCGGTTCTGGATGGACTGGAGTGTCCGTGCGAAGTAGTCGCGGTCGACGACGGATCCAAAGATGCCACCTTCGCTCGTTTGGCGGCGGTCCGCGAGGGAGATGCCCGGGTGCGGGTGGTTCGCTTTCGGCGCAACTTTGGGCAAGCCGCGGGAATAGCGGCCGGTTTTGAGCACGCCCGCGGCGAAATTGTCATCACTTTGGACGGCGATATGCAAAATGACCCGGCAGAGATCCCGCGGATGCTGGAGGTTCTGGAAGGGGGAGCGGATGTCGTTTCAGGTTGGCGACGCGAGCGGGAGGATTTGTTCGCTACCAGGATTCTGCCTTCGCGAATCGCCAACGGGATTATACGCCGGGTGACTGGTGTGAACCTTCACGATTTCGGCTGTGGGATCAAAGTTTACCGCGCCGAGATCACTCGCGGCATTCGTCTTTACGGCGAGATGCACCGTTTTCTGCCGGCACTCGCCGCCGACCTCGGTGCCGAAGTGGCAGAACTACCTGTCAATCATCGTGCACGCACGATTGGGGAATCGAAATATGGTCTGTCGCGCACTCTGCGCGTGGTTCTGGATCTTCTGACGGTGCGCTTTCTCTCCGGTTACGCGACCCGGCCGATCCACTTTTTCGGATTTCTGGGACTCCCCTCGTTTCTCGGCGGTCTTCTGATGCTGCTATGGCTCGGTTTCGAGCGCCTCTTTCTCGGGGTCGAGTTGGGGAACCGTCCCCTCGTTTTGCTCGCAATCTTTCTTTCGATCACCGGTCTTCAGTTTTTGACGTTTGGCTTGCTTGCCGAAATGATGGCGCGAACTTGGCACGAATCTCAGGACAAGACAGTTTATGTCGTCCGGGAAATCCTTGAGTAG
- a CDS encoding NAD(P)/FAD-dependent oxidoreductase: protein MANPDVIILGAGAAGLLCAIEAGRRGRNVRVLESGPAPGAKIRISGGGRCNFTNLYCGPDDFLSDNRHFCRSALARFTPQDFIDRVDAAGIAWHEKKLGQLFCTERGGAALIVDLLLEACKETGHVEIQCNTDVQNIRRTDTDFEILLADQTLRCESAVIATGGPSIPKMGASGFGYEIARRFGLPLIKPEAALVPLTLAPELLQETSTLSGISLPVQATAGRAQFQEGMLFTHRGLSGPAILQISSYWSAGDSVEIDLLPEQDLAAELEQGRRETPRKHLLNFLENKLPARLAGWIVGESGYDGTLAHLSAHHTERLIDRIHRWRCRPAGSEGFRTAEVTRGGVSTQALSSKTMECREHPGLYFIGEVVDVTGHLGGFNFQWAWSSGYAAGQVA, encoded by the coding sequence GTGGCCAACCCCGACGTCATCATATTAGGCGCCGGCGCCGCCGGATTGCTCTGCGCGATCGAGGCCGGGCGCCGTGGCCGAAACGTCCGGGTCCTGGAAAGCGGCCCCGCGCCGGGGGCCAAAATTCGTATTTCCGGTGGTGGTCGCTGCAATTTTACCAATCTCTATTGCGGGCCGGATGACTTTCTTTCCGACAACCGACACTTTTGCCGCTCCGCCCTCGCACGTTTCACGCCTCAGGACTTCATTGACCGGGTCGATGCCGCCGGTATCGCGTGGCATGAGAAAAAGTTGGGGCAATTATTCTGCACAGAGCGTGGGGGGGCAGCCCTGATTGTCGATCTCCTCCTCGAGGCCTGCAAGGAAACGGGCCATGTGGAGATTCAGTGCAATACCGATGTCCAGAATATCCGCCGCACCGATACGGACTTCGAAATCCTGCTTGCTGACCAAACGCTGCGTTGCGAATCCGCCGTGATCGCCACCGGAGGTCCGTCCATACCGAAGATGGGGGCCAGCGGGTTCGGCTATGAAATCGCCCGCAGGTTCGGCCTTCCCCTGATCAAGCCGGAGGCCGCTCTCGTCCCGCTGACGCTTGCTCCCGAACTGCTGCAGGAAACCTCGACGTTGTCCGGAATCTCGCTACCGGTCCAAGCCACAGCCGGGCGAGCTCAATTTCAGGAAGGGATGCTGTTTACCCATCGCGGATTATCCGGGCCCGCCATTCTTCAGATTTCCTCCTACTGGTCCGCGGGGGATAGCGTCGAGATTGATTTGCTTCCTGAGCAGGATCTCGCCGCCGAACTGGAACAGGGTCGGCGAGAAACACCTCGCAAACACCTGTTGAACTTTCTGGAAAACAAACTGCCCGCGCGACTGGCGGGATGGATTGTCGGCGAGTCCGGTTATGACGGCACCCTCGCCCACCTGTCGGCCCACCATACCGAGCGACTGATCGATCGAATCCACCGTTGGCGTTGCCGACCAGCCGGCAGCGAGGGCTTCCGCACGGCGGAAGTGACCCGCGGCGGCGTCTCGACCCAGGCCCTCTCGTCGAAAACCATGGAATGCCGAGAGCACCCCGGGCTCTACTTTATCGGCGAAGTTGTCGACGTGACCGGCCACCTTGGGGGATTCAATTTCCAGTGGGCCTGGTCAAGTGGCTACGCGGCTGGACAAGTTGCCTAA
- a CDS encoding beta-N-acetylglucosaminidase domain-containing protein translates to MGQGGFVLGVVEGFYGEPWGWQERRASLDFLVERGFSHYLYAPKADRSLRRDWRSEPSSSSEQRLADFTAACQAEGIQFGVGISPLGLHETWDRQGRADLRMRLRSLATLKLDQLAILFDDMPGSFPNLARTQGEILSFVADCGVCDQLQICPTYYSDAAVLDKVFGERPPTYLEDLGAALDPGVDIFWTGPEICSAAYPQEHLAAVRERLGRRPLLWDNYPVNDGPRMCRRLHLGAPDRPIALRESAAGIFINPMNQPYLSRVALDAVSDSLQSRAEVADRSEATADALHRVFPATLAELLVRDWCQFGTEGLDGISPADTMRLVDEYTAIDHPGAAEVVHWLQGRSVVSADILTDS, encoded by the coding sequence ATGGGACAAGGCGGGTTCGTGCTGGGAGTCGTCGAAGGTTTTTACGGAGAGCCATGGGGCTGGCAAGAGCGTCGTGCTTCGCTCGATTTTCTGGTCGAGCGCGGCTTCTCCCACTACCTTTATGCGCCGAAAGCCGATCGCTCGCTCCGGCGTGACTGGCGGAGCGAGCCCTCGTCGTCGTCGGAACAACGGCTCGCCGATTTTACCGCAGCCTGTCAGGCCGAGGGGATCCAGTTCGGGGTCGGTATCAGCCCTCTGGGGCTGCACGAGACATGGGACCGGCAGGGGCGCGCGGATTTGCGCATGAGGCTGCGATCGCTGGCCACATTGAAACTCGACCAACTCGCGATTCTCTTCGACGATATGCCCGGAAGCTTTCCGAACCTTGCAAGGACACAGGGAGAGATCCTCTCCTTTGTGGCGGATTGCGGGGTCTGTGACCAGTTGCAGATATGTCCCACCTACTATTCCGATGCCGCGGTTCTCGACAAGGTTTTCGGGGAACGGCCGCCCACGTACCTTGAGGATTTGGGAGCGGCGCTGGACCCGGGTGTCGATATATTCTGGACTGGACCGGAGATCTGTTCCGCCGCTTACCCGCAAGAGCATCTGGCCGCGGTCCGTGAGAGGCTCGGACGTCGTCCGTTGCTCTGGGATAATTATCCGGTCAATGATGGCCCGCGAATGTGCAGGCGCCTGCATCTGGGTGCGCCCGATCGGCCCATCGCTCTCCGGGAATCGGCCGCGGGGATCTTCATCAACCCGATGAACCAGCCCTATCTGAGTCGAGTCGCGCTGGATGCGGTCAGCGACTCCTTGCAGAGCCGTGCCGAGGTCGCCGACCGCAGCGAGGCAACGGCAGACGCTCTCCACCGGGTTTTCCCCGCGACCCTGGCAGAGTTACTGGTTCGCGATTGGTGCCAATTCGGTACAGAGGGGTTGGACGGGATCTCGCCAGCGGACACAATGCGCCTCGTCGATGAATATACCGCGATCGATCACCCCGGAGCTGCGGAGGTGGTGCATTGGTTGCAAGGGCGCTCGGTGGTCAGCGCGGATATCCTGACCGATAGCTGA